The proteins below come from a single Gossypium raimondii isolate GPD5lz chromosome 2, ASM2569854v1, whole genome shotgun sequence genomic window:
- the LOC105788596 gene encoding structural maintenance of chromosomes protein 2-1: MYIKEICLEGFKSYATRTVVPGFDPFFNAITGLNGSGKSNILDSICFVLGITNLQQVRAANLQELVYKQGQAGITKATVSIIFDNSDRSRSPLGYADHSEITVTRQIVVGGRNKYLINGKLAQPSQVQNLFHSVQLNVNNPHFLIMQGRITKVLNMKPPEILSMLEEAAGTRMYETKKEFALKTLEKKQSKVDEINKLLDQEILPALEKLRKERMQYMQWANGNAELDRLKRFCVAYEYVQAETIRDSAVGEVERVKAKITEIDNDAERTKVEIQDMETNISKLTAQKEATLGGEVKTLSDEVDSLSKSLVQEVSVLESKEDTLKGEKENAEKIIHNIEDLKQSIEGKAIALQKSEQGAADLNKRFEDLSKSLEDLEKEHQAVLAGKSSGNEEKCLEDQLGDAKVAVGTAETELKQLKTKISHCEKELGEKTRQLKSKRAEAVDVKNELNSRRKGLEKVEIELENLPYKEGQMEALQKDRASELELIQKLKDEVRDHSAQLANVQFNYRDPVKNFDRTKVKGVVAKLIKVKDSSAMTALEVTAGGKLFNVVVDSENTGKQLLQNGELRRRVTIIPLNKIQPNNVHPRVQQSATRLVGKENAKLALSLVGFDKELESAMEYVFGGTFVCRTTEAAKEVAFNREIRTPSVTLEGDIFQPSGLLTGGSRRGGGDLLRRLHDLAEAESKLAVHQKKLSEVEAKIADLLPLQKKFTDLKAQLELKMHDLSLFQNRAEKNEHHKLAEMVKSIEQELELARSTVKEKQILYEKLVSTVSELEKSIRDNDNNREGRLKDLERKIKATKAKMQSASKDLKGHINEKEKLVMEREAFIQEQSSLENQLTSLKVQINNLNVEMQEQVAKVDSLKKNHDQLLSKLDSARLKMKECDSEISSILKQQQKLQHKLSNVKLERKKLENEVKQMEMEQKDCSTKVDKLIEKHAWIATERQLFGRSGTDYDFASRDPHKAREELDKLQTEQSSLEKRVNKKVMAMFEKAEDEYNDLMSKKNTVENDKSKIKKTIEELDEKKKETLKVTWVKVNHDFGSIFSTLLPGTMAKLEPPEGCSFLDGLEVRVAFGGVWKQSLSELSGGQRSLLALSLILALLLFKPAPLYILDEVDAALDLSHTQNIGRMIKAHFPHSQFIVVSLKEGMFNNANVLFRTKFVDGVSTVQRTVASKSSR; this comes from the exons ATGTACATCAAGGAAATATGTTTGGAAGGGTTCAAATCCTACGCCACGAGGACCGTCGTCCCTGGTTTCGATCCCTTCTTCAATGCCATTACGGGTTTAAACGGGTCGGGGAAATCCAACATTTTGGACTCGATTTGCTTTGTCTTAGGTATCACCAATTTGCAGCAAGTTCGAGCTGCCAATCTTCAAGAGCTCGTTTATAAGCAAGGCCAAGCTGGAATTACTAAGGCAACCGTCTCCATTATCTTCGACAACTCCGATAGATCTCGGAGTCCACTTGGTTATGCGGATCACTCTGAGATTACAGTAACTCGACAA ATTGTAGTTGGTGGGAGGAACAAATATTTGATCAATGGAAAACTTGCGCAGCCAAGCCAAGTACAGAACCTTTTCCATTCGGTTCAACTTAATGTTAATAATCCGCATTTTCTGATAATGCAAGGTCGCATCACCAAGGTTTTAAATATGAAACCTCCTGAGATTTTATCGATGCTTGAAGAGGCTGCTGGGACAAGAATGTATGAAACAAAGAAAGAGTTCGCATTGAAAACACTCGAGAAGAAACAGAGTAAGGTAGATGAGATAAATAAGCTTCTTGATCAAGAAATACTGCCTGCTTTGGAGAAGTTAAGAAAAGAACGGATGCAGTATATGCAATGGGCTAATGGGAATGCGGAGCTGGATCGACTTAAAAGGTTTTGTGTTGCTTACGAGTATGTTCAAGCAGAGACGATTAGAGATAGTGCGGTTGGTGAAGTGGAAAGAGTAAAGGCAAAGATAACTGAAATTGATAATGATGCAGAAAGAACAAAGGTGGAAATTCAGGATATGGAGACAAATATATCGAAGCTGACTGCTCAAAAGGAAGCTACTTTGGGTGGAGAAGTTAAAACCTTGTCTGATGAAGTAGATTCACTATCTAAATCTCTAGTGCAGGAAGTGTCTGTGCTGGAGAGTAAAGAGGATACTCTCAAGGGTGAGAAAGAGAATGCTGAAAAG ATCATTCACAACATTGAAGATTTAAAGCAGTCTATTGAAGGTAAAGCCATTGCACTGCAAAAGTCTGAACAAGGAGCAGCTGATCTGAACAAGAGATTTGAGGATCTTTCTAAGAGTTTGGAAGATCTTGAAAAGGAACACCAG GCTGTCCTAGCTGGCAAGAGCAGTGGAAATGAAGAGAAATGTCTAGAGGATCAACTAGGAGATGCCAAAGTTGCTGTTGGGACTGCTGAAACAGAATTGAAGCAgctgaaaacaaaaattagccATTGTGAAAAGGAGCTAGGAGAGAAAACACGCCAATTAAAGTCAAAGCGTGCAGAAGCAGTTGATGTGAAGAATGAGCTTAATTCTAGGAGAAAAGGTTtggaaaaagttgaaattgagttgGAAAATCTTCCATACAAAGAAGGCCAGATGGAAGCATTGCAAAAG GACCGTGCATCTGAGTTGGAGCTCATCCAGAAGCTGAAAGATGAAGTACGGGATCATTCAGCGCAGTTAGCAAATGTTCAGTTCAATTATCGTGATCCCGTGAAAAATTTTGACCGGACAAAGGTGAAAGGAGTGGTTGCAAAACTAATAAAAGTGAAGGATAGCTCAGCAATGACAGCCTTAGAG GTTACAGCAGGTGGAAAGTTATTTAATGTGGTCGTTGACAGTGAAAATACAGGAAAGCAACTGCTTCAGAATGGTGAACTACGAAGAAGAGTAACAATTATACCTTTAAACAAAATCCAACCTAATAATGTTCACCCTAGGGTCCAGCAGTCTGCTACTAGATTG GTTGGCAAGGAGAATGCAAAGCTGGCACTTTCTTTGGTTGGCTTTGATAAGGAATTGGAG AGTGCTATGGAATATGTATTTGGTGGCACTTTTGTTTGTAGAACCACTGAAGCTGCAAAGGAG GTTGCTTTTAATCGGGAAATTCGTACTCCTAGTGTCACCCTTGAAGGTGATATATTTCAACCTAGTGGTCTTTTAACTGGTGGAAGCCGCAG GGGTGGTGGTGATCTGCTAAGGCGACTTCATGATTTGGCAGAGGCTGAATCAAAACTTGCAGTGCACCAGAAGAAGTTATCAGAAGTTGAAGCAAAG ATTGCAGACCTTCTGCCTCTTCAGAAAAAGTTCACGGACCTTAAAGCACAGTTAGAACTTAAAATGCATGATCTTTCCTTGTTTCAAAACAGGGCAGAGAAAAATGAGCATCATAAG CTTGCAGAAATGGTAAAGAGCATCGAGCAAGAACTTGAACTAGCAAGATCAACTGTTAAAGAAAAGCAGATTTTGTATGAAAAACTTGTTAGTACAGTTTCAGAACTTGAAAAATCAATTAgggataatgataataatagaGAGGGCAGACTTAAAGACTTGGAGAGGAAGATTAAGGCCACAAAAGCTAAAATGCAGTCAGCTTCAAAGGATCTCAAG GGGcatataaatgaaaaagagaaactTGTCATGGAACGGGAGGCATTCATACAAGAACAATCATCTTTAGAGAATCAATTGACTTCTTTGAAAGTGCAAATTAACAATCTCAATGTGGAAATGCAGGAACAAGTGGCCAAG GTTGattccttaaaaaaaaatcatgaccAGTTGCTATCTAAGTTGGATTCTGCTCGTTTAAAGATGAAGGAGTGTGATTCGGAAATTAGCAGTATTCTTAAGCAGCAGCAAAAACTTCAGCATAAGCTTAGCAACGTGAAGCTTGAGaggaaaaagttggaaaatgAG GTAAAGCAAATGGAGATGGAGCAGAAAGATTGCTCCACGAAAGTAGACAAACTGATTGAGAAGCATGCCTGGATTGCTACTGAAAGGCAACTTTTTGGCAGAAGTGGGACAGATTATGATTTTGCATCCCGTGATCCTCATAAAGCAAGGGAAGAACTTGACAAGCTTCAAACTGAACAATCAAG CCTTGAAAAAAGAGTGAATAAGAAAGTGATGGCGATGTTTGAGAAAGCTGAAGATGAGTATAATGATTTGATGTCGAAGAAAAACACTGTGGAG AACGACAAATCTAAAATTAAGAAGACAATTGAAGAGCTagatgagaagaagaaagaaacacTAAAGGTCACTTGGGTCAAAGTTAACCA TGATTTTGGGTCCATCTTTTCTACCCTGTTGCCGGGAACTATGGCAAAGCTTGAACCACCAGAAGGCTGCAGCTTCTTAGATGGTCTTGAGGTCCGTGTTGCATTTGGTGGTGTTTGGAAACAGTCCTTGTCTGAGTTGAGTGGGGGTCAACGGTCTCTACTTGCACTTTCACTAATCTTGGCTCTGCTGCTGTTTAAACCGGCTCCACTTTATATACTTGACGAA GTTGATGCTGCACTAGATCTAAGCCACACTCAGAATATAGGGAGAATGATTAAGGCTCACTTTCCGCACTCCCAG TTTATTGTTGTTTCACTGAAAGAGGGCATGTTTAATAATGCCAACGTTCTTTTCCGAACAAAATTCGTGGATGGTGTTTCCACAGTCCAGAGGACCGTTGCATCTAAGTCTAGCAGGTGA
- the LOC105788595 gene encoding cell number regulator 6 produces the protein MADAQSRYVKLTKDQAPLEDIQPGELNQPIDVPQLHVRKCNECGQPLPENFEPPAVEPWTTGIFGCAEDTESCWTGLFCPCVLFGRNIESLRDDTPWTTPCICHAICVEGGVALAVATAFVHGIEPKTTFLIYEGLLFAWWMCGIYTGLSRQSLQKKYHLKNSPCDPCMVHCCMHWCALCQEHREMKGRLSDDFVMPMTVVNPPPVQEMTANNENQDSTPPPSGTSTNLEMQAL, from the exons ATGGCGGATGCGCAATCCAGATACGTTAAGCTGACAAAAGATCAGGCGCCTTTAGAGGATATCCAACCTGGTGAACTTAATCAGCCCATTGATGTTCCTCag TTGCATGTCCGAAAGTGCAATGAATGTGGACAGCCTTTACCTGAAAACTTTGAACCTCCTGCTGTTGAACCTTGGACAACTGGAATTTTTGGCTGTGCTGAAGATACAGAAAGTT GCTGGACAGGACTATTTTGTCCATGTGTTCTATTTGGGCGTAATATTGAGAGCTTGAGAGATGATACGCCTTGGACTACACCATGCATTTGTCATGCTATTTGTGTTGAAGGTGGCGTTGCATTGGCAGTTGCAACAGCTTTTGTCCATGGTATTGAGCCGAAGACAACATTTCTCATTTACGAGGGTTTGTTGTTTGCTTGGTGGATGTGTGGAATATATACTGGCCTTTCTCGGCAATCCTTACAGAAAAAGTATCATCTCAAG AATTCACCCTGTGATCCTTGCATGGTGCATTGCTGCATGCACTGGTGTGCTTTATGCCAGGAGCATAGAGAGATGAAGGGACGGCTATCAGATGACTTTGTCATGCCAATGACTGTTGTCAACCCTCCTCCTGTTCAAGAGATGACGGCCAATAATGAAAACCAGGATTCCACACCACCACCCTCTGGGACTAGCACAAACTTGGAGATGCAAGCTCTCTAA